One region of Litorilinea aerophila genomic DNA includes:
- a CDS encoding extracellular solute-binding protein — protein MYPIRQSGLSRRAFLRGLSALGVGAALAACAPSAAPESGTTAGGSGEAPSKEGVTIQYWVFWSQLGALKEAFEQTEEWQEAMGDNTWEFRSGIEQEARLTAVAAGTPPDIGALGNYLDFMIRGVVIPLDDYVEASDIIDPEQFIESNWEVCQHEGKTYGIPANECFVRRGLNYNVRLVEEAGLDPDNPPVTWDELFAWHEKLTKFDSAGNIVQIGIDPYDAEGGTGPGNDGWFLQESWGFNYYNEETREFNLDHDKMAAAFEVMGEFIKLIGPDNLVGLRSVEGQGTWGAAYTAQVQAMIIEGYWHPGETYNENPDVAQYNRATWVPVPEDRRGTKIQFGGGHMVQIFRDGRYKDEAWPIAEWLQSKSCNDLIYDNIGWLPAYKPYFNQADQNKYPGLKFYFDSVAEANYWGPFIRCPIQAFVQQKYQELREAVYRGQMTGAQAAARLQEEAVKELEASGF, from the coding sequence ATGTATCCCATTCGTCAGTCTGGCCTGAGTCGACGAGCCTTTTTACGTGGTCTGTCTGCGTTGGGGGTCGGGGCCGCGTTGGCCGCCTGCGCGCCGTCTGCTGCCCCTGAAAGCGGCACGACTGCCGGGGGTAGCGGCGAGGCACCCTCCAAGGAAGGGGTGACCATTCAATATTGGGTCTTCTGGAGTCAGTTGGGCGCCCTCAAGGAGGCCTTTGAACAGACCGAAGAGTGGCAGGAGGCCATGGGCGACAATACGTGGGAATTCCGCAGCGGCATCGAGCAGGAAGCCCGGCTGACGGCGGTGGCTGCCGGAACGCCGCCGGACATCGGTGCGTTGGGGAACTACCTGGACTTCATGATTCGCGGGGTGGTGATTCCCCTGGACGACTATGTGGAAGCCAGCGATATCATCGATCCAGAGCAGTTCATTGAGTCCAACTGGGAAGTCTGCCAACATGAGGGCAAGACCTATGGCATTCCGGCCAATGAGTGCTTCGTACGACGGGGGTTGAACTACAACGTGCGACTGGTAGAGGAGGCTGGCCTGGATCCGGACAACCCGCCGGTGACCTGGGATGAGCTCTTTGCCTGGCACGAAAAGCTGACCAAGTTTGACTCTGCCGGCAATATCGTGCAGATCGGGATCGATCCCTACGACGCTGAAGGCGGTACCGGTCCGGGCAACGACGGTTGGTTCCTCCAGGAGTCGTGGGGCTTTAACTATTACAACGAAGAGACCCGCGAGTTTAACCTGGACCACGACAAGATGGCTGCGGCCTTTGAGGTCATGGGCGAATTTATCAAGCTCATCGGGCCGGACAACCTGGTCGGCCTGCGCAGCGTCGAGGGCCAGGGCACCTGGGGCGCCGCCTACACAGCCCAGGTGCAGGCCATGATCATCGAAGGCTACTGGCACCCCGGCGAAACCTACAACGAAAACCCCGACGTGGCCCAGTACAATCGGGCCACCTGGGTCCCGGTTCCCGAAGATCGCCGCGGCACCAAGATCCAGTTCGGTGGCGGCCACATGGTACAGATTTTCCGAGACGGTCGCTACAAGGACGAGGCCTGGCCCATTGCCGAATGGCTGCAATCTAAATCCTGCAACGACCTGATTTACGACAACATTGGCTGGCTGCCTGCCTACAAGCCCTATTTCAACCAGGCAGACCAGAACAAATATCCCGGGCTCAAGTTCTACTTTGATTCTGTGGCGGAAGCCAATTACTGGGGACCCTTTATCCGTTGCCCCATTCAAGCCTTCGTCCAACAGAAGTATCAGGAACTCCGAGAGGCGGTCTACCGGGGCCAGATGACCGGCGCCCAGGCGGCGGCCCGACTTCAGGAAGAGGCCGTTAAGGAGCTCGAGGCGTCGGGCTTTTAG
- a CDS encoding carbohydrate ABC transporter permease, which produces MSFTLPMSPRKRRNLILGLLFASPWIIGFLAFTIIPILSSLYYSFTRYDLLRPPHFLGLDNYINLFTNDDDFRLVAYNTLWWVLISAPMGVLSAFLMALLLNTRIWWRSLFRAIFFFPSIVPVVVTAFVWQFLLNVQYGAINSTLQGLGLPTIPFLSSPTLVKPSLVLIHMWSQGAAMVIFLATLQDVPRSLYEAATVDGANALRKLWHITIPMVSPVILFNLVMSFIGGFQYFTLPWLLTQGGPSKATEFYALFLYRNAFIFLRMGKASALAWILFVVIVVFTYLLFRFSGRFVYYAGASR; this is translated from the coding sequence ATGTCCTTCACGCTTCCCATGTCTCCTCGAAAACGCCGAAATCTAATTTTGGGCTTGCTCTTTGCCTCGCCCTGGATAATCGGTTTTCTGGCGTTTACGATCATTCCCATCCTGTCGTCCCTGTACTACAGCTTCACCCGTTACGATCTCTTGCGACCACCTCATTTTTTGGGGTTGGACAACTACATTAACCTCTTTACCAACGACGATGACTTTCGGCTGGTAGCCTACAATACCCTCTGGTGGGTTCTCATCAGTGCGCCCATGGGCGTGCTCTCTGCCTTTCTGATGGCCTTGCTCCTTAACACCCGGATCTGGTGGCGCTCTCTCTTTCGAGCCATCTTTTTCTTTCCCTCCATCGTCCCTGTGGTGGTGACGGCCTTTGTCTGGCAGTTCCTCCTGAATGTCCAGTATGGGGCCATCAATTCCACCTTGCAGGGGTTGGGGTTGCCCACCATTCCTTTTTTATCCAGTCCAACCCTGGTGAAGCCCTCCCTGGTGTTGATTCACATGTGGTCCCAGGGGGCTGCCATGGTCATCTTCCTGGCCACCCTGCAGGACGTACCTCGCTCCCTGTATGAGGCGGCCACGGTGGACGGCGCCAACGCCCTGCGCAAGCTGTGGCATATCACCATCCCCATGGTCAGCCCGGTGATCCTGTTTAACCTGGTCATGAGTTTTATTGGCGGTTTCCAGTACTTCACCCTACCCTGGCTATTGACCCAAGGCGGCCCCAGTAAGGCGACTGAGTTCTATGCGCTCTTTCTGTACCGCAACGCCTTCATCTTCCTGCGCATGGGCAAGGCCTCGGCGTTGGCCTGGATCCTGTTTGTGGTGATCGTGGTGTTTACCTACCTACTTTTTCGCTTCTCGGGCCGGTTCGTCTATTATGCCGGCGCATCCCGATAG
- a CDS encoding carbohydrate ABC transporter permease — MSMRTTTQSPSWPQPTLSGRIQQLRKLTWMDWLVEITKYTILIVLAVSFLLPFYWMVSSAVKNDAQVYTVPPIWFPVPQHWNNFWDAWNSENFNLFTYNTVVRYAIPATIGTVVSSSLVAYSFSRIEWPGRNFLFGIVLATLMIPGWVRLVPLFIIFKQLGWINTFLPLVVPHFFGNAFFIFLLRQFFLAIPMELSDAAHIDGANELQIMTRVILPLAKPALAVVALFTFMDAWNDYLGPLIYVNVESKWVLALGVQRLRNAVYEIGNRQLAYPYLMAVSSLITLPIFLAFFFAQRTFIEGISLTGLKG, encoded by the coding sequence ATGTCGATGCGCACAACCACCCAGTCTCCATCCTGGCCACAACCTACCCTGTCTGGCCGCATCCAGCAGCTACGCAAGCTGACCTGGATGGATTGGCTGGTTGAAATCACGAAATACACCATTCTGATCGTGCTTGCGGTCAGCTTTTTGCTCCCGTTCTACTGGATGGTCTCGTCGGCTGTGAAGAATGACGCCCAGGTCTACACCGTGCCGCCCATCTGGTTTCCCGTGCCCCAGCACTGGAACAATTTCTGGGATGCCTGGAACAGTGAGAATTTTAACCTCTTCACCTACAACACCGTGGTCCGCTATGCCATTCCGGCCACTATCGGCACCGTGGTTTCTTCCTCCCTGGTGGCCTATTCCTTCTCACGCATCGAATGGCCAGGCCGTAACTTCCTGTTTGGCATTGTGCTGGCCACGTTGATGATCCCGGGTTGGGTGCGGCTGGTTCCCCTCTTCATCATCTTCAAGCAACTGGGCTGGATCAACACCTTCCTGCCGCTGGTGGTTCCCCACTTCTTCGGCAACGCTTTCTTCATTTTTCTCCTGCGCCAGTTCTTCCTGGCCATCCCCATGGAACTCTCCGATGCCGCTCATATCGACGGCGCCAACGAGCTCCAGATTATGACCCGGGTGATCCTGCCCCTGGCCAAACCTGCCCTCGCTGTGGTTGCGCTCTTTACCTTCATGGATGCCTGGAACGACTATCTGGGCCCCTTGATCTACGTCAATGTGGAGAGCAAATGGGTGCTGGCGTTGGGTGTGCAGCGGCTGCGCAACGCCGTCTACGAGATCGGCAACCGCCAGCTGGCCTACCCGTACCTCATGGCCGTCAGCTCCCTGATCACCCTGCCCATCTTTCTGGCCTTCTTCTTTGCCCAGCGCACCTTTATTGAGGGGATCTCCTTGACGGGGCTGAAGGGCTAG
- a CDS encoding NAD-dependent epimerase/dehydratase family protein, which yields MKVLVTGVSGRLGPYVVRELEAAGHELVLFSRREPPQEFAHWPWIQGDITRFDDCMRAVQGGFDAVQHLAAQPWPTDHPHMQRLREERGAPFDATLRANIMGLYYLLQAALRQDIGIFVMTGSNCALGHGFRISDRPFPHRYFPVDEAHPTDVEDSYSYSKLAGEELLASYTRAYGMRTYALRSAGICNQERRRQMAQNAAPAQAWNPWLWCWVSSEDLATAHRLLMERAEAIEPHGVYFCNADDTTALEPSRELVERFRPDLLPLVRDLPGHSSFLSNQRLKKTVGWAHRQSWRQHLFETTPESQSPNEGDIP from the coding sequence ATGAAAGTCCTCGTCACCGGCGTGAGCGGACGCCTGGGCCCCTACGTGGTGCGGGAACTGGAGGCGGCCGGCCACGAGCTGGTGCTCTTTTCCCGCCGCGAGCCGCCCCAGGAATTCGCCCACTGGCCCTGGATCCAGGGCGATATCACCCGCTTCGACGACTGTATGCGGGCAGTGCAGGGCGGCTTCGACGCCGTTCAGCACCTGGCCGCCCAGCCCTGGCCCACGGACCATCCCCACATGCAGCGGCTGCGGGAGGAGCGGGGCGCTCCCTTTGACGCCACCCTGCGGGCCAACATCATGGGCCTCTATTACCTGCTCCAGGCGGCCCTCCGCCAGGATATCGGCATCTTTGTCATGACCGGCAGCAACTGCGCCCTGGGCCACGGTTTTCGCATCAGCGACCGCCCCTTTCCCCATCGGTACTTTCCCGTGGATGAAGCCCATCCCACCGACGTGGAGGATTCCTACTCCTATAGCAAGCTGGCCGGCGAAGAACTGCTGGCCTCCTATACCCGGGCCTACGGCATGCGGACCTACGCGCTCCGCTCCGCCGGCATCTGCAACCAGGAGCGCCGCCGGCAGATGGCCCAAAACGCGGCGCCGGCCCAGGCGTGGAACCCCTGGCTCTGGTGCTGGGTCAGCAGCGAAGATCTGGCCACCGCCCACCGACTGCTCATGGAGCGGGCCGAGGCCATCGAACCCCACGGCGTCTACTTCTGCAACGCCGACGACACCACGGCCCTGGAACCTTCCCGGGAGCTGGTGGAGCGCTTTCGGCCGGATCTCCTGCCCCTGGTGCGGGATCTCCCCGGGCACAGCTCCTTCCTCTCCAACCAGCGGCTGAAGAAGACCGTCGGCTGGGCCCACCGCCAGTCGTGGCGGCAACACCTGTTCGAAACCACCCCAGAATCACAATCACCGAATGAAGGAGATATCCCATGA
- a CDS encoding Gfo/Idh/MocA family protein, translated as MSQRVGMGVVGAGAIGIRGALMHLSQEDVQDRVRLAAICDPVPGRAEAAAQKYGVARWYLTYEELLADPDVDAVTLCTPIGLHYQQGLMAIDAGKHIHFNKTMTTRVDEATDLIQRAAAKGVHIIASPGMMLFPHNRRIRRLILEGKLGTLSWAIAGTTAGSGQYHLQEEFRTGQDVLTSVDPSWYFKKPGGGPQYDVTVYCLHNITGILGPARRVTALSGIAIPERHYQGRTIATEMDDNTILMLDFGNAMTAVIYATVAGSITVGFQPNIYGTEGSVVGTRFKPVAGEEQELKLPDEFPPHVSGVHREMREFHVFEDMMQLVDLIREGKPSIVTAEHARHVIDIIESGYRAAETGQTQELRTTFDPLPLADL; from the coding sequence ATGAGTCAGCGAGTCGGCATGGGCGTGGTGGGTGCCGGGGCCATCGGCATCCGGGGCGCGCTCATGCATCTGAGCCAGGAAGATGTCCAGGACCGGGTCCGGCTGGCCGCCATCTGCGACCCGGTGCCCGGCCGCGCCGAAGCGGCCGCCCAGAAGTACGGCGTGGCCCGCTGGTACCTGACCTACGAAGAGCTCCTGGCTGACCCGGACGTGGACGCGGTCACCCTGTGCACGCCCATCGGCCTCCACTACCAGCAGGGGCTCATGGCCATCGACGCGGGCAAGCACATCCACTTCAACAAGACCATGACCACCCGGGTCGATGAGGCCACGGATCTCATCCAGCGGGCCGCGGCCAAAGGCGTCCACATCATCGCCTCGCCGGGTATGATGCTCTTTCCCCACAACCGGCGCATCCGCCGCCTGATCCTGGAGGGGAAGCTGGGCACCCTCTCCTGGGCCATCGCCGGCACCACCGCCGGCAGTGGCCAGTATCACCTGCAGGAGGAGTTCCGCACCGGTCAAGATGTGCTCACCAGCGTAGATCCCAGCTGGTATTTCAAGAAGCCCGGCGGCGGCCCCCAGTACGACGTGACGGTCTACTGCCTCCACAACATCACCGGCATCCTGGGGCCGGCCAGGCGGGTCACCGCGCTGTCAGGCATCGCCATCCCCGAACGCCATTATCAGGGGCGGACCATCGCCACGGAGATGGACGACAACACCATCCTCATGCTGGACTTCGGCAACGCCATGACCGCCGTGATCTACGCTACGGTAGCCGGCAGCATCACCGTGGGCTTCCAGCCCAACATCTACGGCACAGAAGGCAGCGTGGTGGGCACCCGGTTCAAGCCTGTGGCGGGCGAGGAGCAGGAATTGAAGCTGCCCGACGAGTTCCCGCCCCATGTCTCGGGCGTCCACCGGGAGATGCGGGAGTTCCACGTCTTCGAGGATATGATGCAACTGGTGGACTTGATCCGCGAGGGCAAGCCTTCAATCGTCACCGCCGAACACGCCCGCCACGTCATCGACATCATCGAATCCGGCTACCGGGCCGCCGAGACTGGCCAGACCCAGGAGCTCCGTACCACTTTTGACCCCCTTCCTCTGGCCGACCTCTAG